The Schistocerca nitens isolate TAMUIC-IGC-003100 chromosome 2, iqSchNite1.1, whole genome shotgun sequence nucleotide sequence TATTATTCACATTCCTCATCTTTCTGTACTTACTCCACACCTTAGATACACCACTTTGAGTGACATATAACCGATCAGCAGCATCTTGttgtgtatgacctgctgaaagtaaagccactatccttATTCTATCAAAGTGTTGTATTTCTCTACatggcatgttactgcagtgctgaacacaaactgaacaaagctgttgttgatactggactgttCGCAGTATGCCACTGCGACAAGGCATTTAAGATGACTAGGAAATGGCCAGTAATAAACATCATCCAGTATATGGgctctaactggataatgcatgGTCAGTGAGACCTCATGTATCATAGACTACATTTTACGATAATATtccaaacttctacatctacatctacattaatactccacaagccacccaacggtgtgtggcggagggcactttacgtgccactgtcattacctccctttcctgttccagtcgcgtatggttcgcgggaagaacgactgtctgaaagcctccgtgcgcgctctaatctctctaattttacattcgtgatctccttgggaggtataagcagggggaagcaatatattcgatacctcatccagaaacgcaccctctcgaaacctggcgagtaagctacaccgcaatgcagagcgcctctcttgcagagtctgccacttgagtttgctaaacatctccgtaacgctatcacggttaccaaataaccctgtgacaaaatgcgccgctcttctttggatcttctctatctcctccatcaacccaatctggtacggatcccacactgatgagcaatactcaagtataggtcgaacgagtgttttgtaagccacctcctttgttgatggactacattttctaaggactctcccaatgaatctcaacctggtacccgacttaccaacaattaattttatatgatcattccacttcaaatcgttccgcacgcatactcccagatgttttccagaagtaactgctaccagtgtttgttccgctatcatataatcatacaataaatgatccttctttctatgtatttgcaatacattacatttgtctatgttaagggtcagttgccactccctgcaccaagtgcctatctgctgcacatcttcctgcatttcgctacaattttctaatgctgcaacttctctgtatactacagcatcatccacgaaaagccgcatggaacttccgacactatctactaggtcatttgtatatattgtgaaaagcaatggtcccataacattcctacgccagaggttactttaacgtttgtagacatctctccattgataacaacatgctgtgttctgtttgctaaaaactcttcaatccagccacacagctggtctgatattccgtaggctcttactttgtttatcaggcgacagtgcggaactgtatcgaacgccttccagaagtcgaggaaaatagcatctacctgggagcctgtatctaatattttctgggtctcaagaacaaataaagcgagttgtgtctcacacgatcgctgtttccggaatccatgttgattcctacagagtagattctgggtttccaaaaacgagatgatacgcgagcaaaaaacatgttctaaaattctacaacagatcgacgtcagagatataggtctatagttttgtgcatctgctcaatgacccttcttgaagactgggactaccagtGCTCttgtccaatcatttggaaccttccgttgctctagagacttgcagtacacagctgtcagaaggggggcaagttctttcgcgtactctgtgtagaaacgaattggtatcccgtcaggtccagtggactttcctctgttgagtgattccagttgcttttctattccttggacacttatttcgatgtcagccatttttttgtttgtgcgaggatttagagaagtaactgcagtgcggtcttcctctgtgaaacagctttggaaaaaggtgtttagtatttcaactttacacgtgtcatcctctgtttcagtgccatcatcatcccggagtgtctggatatgctgtttcgagccacttactgatttaacgtaagaccagaacttcctaggattttctgtcaagtcagtacatagaattttactttcgaattcactgaacgcttcacgcatagccctccttacgctaactttgacatcatttagcttctgtttgtctgagaggttttggctgcatttaaacatggagtgaagctctctttgctttcgcagtagtttcctaactttgttgttgaaccacggtgcgtttttcccgtccctcacagttttactcggcacgtacctgtctaaaacgcattttacaattgccttgatctttttccataaacactcaacattgtcagtgttggaacagaaattttcgttttaatATCTGTTAGGCAGtcagaaatctgccttctattactcttgctaaacctataaaccttcctcccttttttatattcctattaacttccatattcagggatgctgcagcggccttatgatcactgattccctgttctgcacttacagattcgaaaagttcgggtctgtttattatcagtaggtccaagatgttatctccacgagtcggttctctgtttaattgctcgaggtaattttcggatagtgcactcagtataatgtcacttgatgctctgtccctaccacccgtcctaaacatctgagtgtcccagtctatatctgttaaattgaaatctccacctaagactataacatgctgagaaaatgtatgtgaaatgttttccaaatttcctctcagttgttctgccactaatgctgctgagacgggaggtcggtaaaaggagccaactattaaccttgctcggttgttgagtgtaacctccacccataataattcacagaaactatccatttctacttcactacaggataaactattactaacagtgacaaacacgccacgaCCGGtttcatgcaatctatcctttctaaacaccgtctgtgcctttgtaaaaatttcggcagaatttatctctggcttcagccagctttctgtacctgtaatgatttcagcttcggtgttttctatcagcgcttgaagttccggtactttaccaatgcagcttccacagtttacaattacaataccgattgctgcttggtccccgcatgtcctgactttgccccgcaccctttgaggctgttgctctttctgtacttgcccgaggccatctaacctaaaaaactgcccagtccatgccacacaacccctgctacccgtgtagccgcttgctgcatgtagtggactcctgatctatccagcggaacccgaaaccccaccacccttttGTTGAGCAGTGTATCTTATCCAGATTAGTACATGATGGAAGTTCAGAAACTACCTATACAATAAAAACACATGTTCAAACTTCAGAATGGCTAAATGAAAATaatatagttgaattaaatttAACAGTAATAAAACTAGTTCAGTTGTTACTTATATGATTAGCATTCTTTATAAAATTCAACAGAGTAGAAAGACTGACCTAATAAAAAATCATAGTTTAGTTTCAGAAAGAGATTGATTGATATCTGAGCTTTTAAGCGCTCTCTGAAATATGTTGAATGTTTTAACAGTATTGTACTTGGCATCTctttgagcaaaaaacatgtcttTTTAGTGCCAGTGGATATTATTCTGTAGTCTAGTGTCATGATTGTGGACAGCTGAGTTCCTATCATGGCGAGCATTGTTACAATAAAGCACATGAGCTAAAATAAGTATTGAGAAGTAGTAAGTATTCGCAGTTACCTGAACAGTTTATGAAAGAAGTTTATGGGACTCATTTTAAAATGACTCTAATTCCTCTTTTCAGAGCAAAACAATCCCTTTCAAAAAGAGAATAAAATCAGCTGCTGTTGACTGGTAAATGCATGTAAATACTTACAAAACAGGAACACTACAGGAAACCAACTTAAAGCTCATTGTATGACTACTTCTGATCACTCCGTAGCCACAGCTGtacttcacaagcacctttatgaCAGGTGCGTGCATGCTAAGAAACCAGTAAAAAGTGCTTCAGTGGTCGTAGTAAATCCTCTCTACAAATgagtactattttttttttatttttaggtaatGATATTCAACACGTATTTATCTGTAGAGAACCTAGAACATTACTATTCATTCAgtattgctaaaagagatttaaatAAGCTAACCAGATATTGGAGTAGCACACAAATATAATATGAAGTGGCCAGAATTTTCTCCCGTCTCAGTTAAGCATGGTTGACTGCAATCAACCCTATAAGAGTGATAAAATGCATACAACTAAGAACTTATGTGGTCCAGTTCCTTTTTAACAGCATAGTTTCACCACTAGTCTTATACTAGTGTTAGTGGTGTCATATTCCAGTTTATAGATAGACTGAAACATGTCTTATTCAACTTTTGAAGAGATTTGTTAAGAAGCAACAGTCATAACATTGTCATTTCAACAACATATGGTTTATCCATAACTCTTGTCCACTTGTTAGTTATCAATGCACATTACAACTTCTTATTTCTTAAAGTAAACTTCTGTTTCTAAGTTGATAGCAAGTTTCGTTGTTTGTCATGCATCAATTTAAGGTGAACCATCTTATACCTCTTGCTTCATAAATTCTTGCCAATATTCATATCAAATTATTCAATACTGTACTGTCACTAATGGGTATAAAATATGTAAATTCCTAAGTTTTCCATCTAAACAAAGGATATttcaggccggccagagtggccgtgcagttctaggcgctacagtctggatccgagcaaccgctacggtcgcaggttcgaatcctgcctcgggcatggatgtgtgtgatgtccttaggttagttaggtttaattagttctaagttctaggcaactgatgacctcagaagctaagttgcatagtgctcagagccatttgaaccaaaggataTTTCATATTTAAGAGACCCTATTTGTGGCTCATTGAATCTGTGTCAGGTATCGTATTTGTATCTCAATCTGTGACAGTTATcttcaaaaagattttttttccttgtaaaaaaaattaaaataagccaGCAACTTCACAGTAAATAACATTTTGTATACACTCTATTTGCAGGTCTCTTGCCTTGTTAAAGTGCCAACTGAAATTTTCAAGCAACGACAACAAGCTTCTACACAAAATTCATCCTTGTTGTCCATGTGGCGCCACATCTATGCCAAGGAAGGCTTTATGGGATTCTACAGAGGCTTTACTAGTACAGTTGTCCGGGAGATTCCATTCTCCGTTGTGCAGTTCCCTATCTGGGAATTTTTTAAGCTGAGTCTCAGAGAAATAAAGGGTGATGAACTTAACCCTGCAGAAAAGGCACTCTGTGGAGCATTTGCAGGTAAACTGTTAATTAATTACTGAATACTGTAAGGTTGCATGGATCTAAAGACTAACTATGTTTTCTAATCTTGAAGTCTAAAACAATTCAAGTTGTCATTATTTACTTTGGGGCATGAGCCCACCCTGTTTCTTCACAATTACTCTTGCccattttatctctctctctctgtctgtctgtctgtctgtttggggggggggggggggggggtagttcgtCTCGTATTTGTCGTTTGATCTCCATGTTCTTTCACCATCTCTGGTATTGTTTTATCACTTAAATTAAATGCTGATTTTTGAGTTCTGTAAAAAgtcttcatttattttcttatcCGTGTAGCTGTGTCTCGCTAACATCACAAAAATCATTCCATTAGTAGTAGTTCTCACTACCATGCTGCAAACCCAGTAATGTTACTACTTTATAACATTTAATCAGGGTTTCTTTGAGAACTTTCTTTCCCAGTGTTTGCTGTAGACTACTGCAGAAATAATTATTAGCATTCAATATACTCTCTTTTTCTTTGTTTGAACCTTGTGTGATCTCCAAGTATTTGAAAGTTAACTTGTTTAATTACATTACTTATTTTGATTCTAACCCTTAGTGGTTCAGGTCCTAAAAAGCCATAATCTTTTTCTCAGTATCAGAGATCTaaacattttgttattttattgtaatcatcatcatctccatcTCTTACCTTCAATAAAGATAAAGGGCACACTGTCCACTCAATTACATGAGGGTcagccaaatgaaaaccttaaatattttttaaaatattatttattgtgcagaagtggtagaaagctgtatcacatttcaacataatctcccccacactcaatgcaagtcctccagcgattacaaagtgcataaattcctttaaaaaaattctttcggtagtccacacaaccactcatgcaccgtctttgagtggtccaaacatatggaaatcacttgggggcaaggtctggtgagtatggtggatgaggaagacagtcaaaatgcaggtctgtgattgttgcaactgttgtatgggcagtgtggggccttgcattgtcatgttaaaaaagacacctgctgacagcaatccatgtcactttgatttgattgcaggcccgatatgattttttaggagatctgtgtatgatgcactggtgacagtggttcctctaggcacataatgctccaaaatgatgcctttttcgtcccaaaagagagtcagtataaCCTTCCCGGTTGATGGTTCTgtccgaaacttctttggttttggtgatgaggaatggcgccattccttgcttgctctcttcgtttccggttggtggaagtgaacccaggttccgTCCCCAGTAGCGATTCTTGCAAGCaagtcatcaccttctcgttcaaagggccaaagaagttcttcacaagcatcaacacgtcattctctcatttcagaagtcagctgccatggcacccaccttgcagacactttgtgaaactggagcacatgatacacaatgtggtgtgctgatccgtgactaatctgtaaacatgctgcaatgtcattcagtgtcactcggcagttttccttcactatggcttcaactgctgaaatgttctgtggagtcagaaCTCGATgctgacctggatgaggagcatcttccactgaagtcataccatttgcgaacttcctactccattcgtagacttgctgctgtgacaaacatgcatcactgtactgaaccttcattcgttgatgaacttcaataggtttcacaccttcactacgcaaaaaccgaataacagaacactgttcttccttggaccaagtcacaagtggggcggccatctttatactgatactgctacggtatgtgtgcatctgcactatgctgccacctacaggcctttCTGCACGcagtttgtagcatgcttaccaacttacaggataacagcacaaaatttcgatttgttattagaaatttaaggttttcttttgactcaccctcgtatattttaTATTAGTCATTGCTGAACTCAGACTAGATGCTTTTCAGATCAAAGCAGCCTCATCCAAGTAGTTGGCTTTGGAATTGCCTGCTCCTATCGACAATCTGTTTAAGATTTTCCTGTAGCACTTTTCAGTGGACAGATGGTAAGCAATCTATAATTGTCATCTATCCTGGGATGTCGGGAACTCTGGCTTCAAATGACTGGACTTAAGTTATATCATGTATTTATGCAGTGAATGGGTTCTGGCTTCAAGTAtagaagcaaataatattaatgtgACTAAAAGTTTTAGGTGTGTAGTAACAAATGGTGTTTGCAATAACTGTAAAGGTGAAATCGAGAAGTTAAACAAATGATTAAAAAGTGTACAGCTAGCTGTTAATGTTCTGAGTAAAATATCACTGACCTTAGAAACAAAAGTTGTAAGCTACAAAGAAAAGTTTCAAGCAATATCTTAAGCAATTTGCGCGGAGAAATTTGATACAGAAAACTCATGTGCACATACACCAGTGAAAAGTAACAGTAAACAGTGCATAAACAATTCAGAGACTCTTACCAGTGAAAACAATGGCTAAAAGTGTGTAAACTGTTCAAACGTGCTTTCCAGTCTAAATAATTGGCGAAAGTgcataaataattcaaaaattgttTCCGTTTAACTTGAAATACCCAACAAAGTTATTAAAAATTGCCCCATTCTCAGGAATACTCATTAAATAAACCTTATCTTGTGGGCACAAAGAGCTTCAGTGTGCTATCAGAAAGTATCACTAGGAAGGTTgtaaatgttgtgttggcagaagagcctacaccgtgttactaatggaggccgaaatgcacgtgttttagctcatgcaggctggcatgaggagggaagaactatactgacgtgaggtctggaacatgacaaggaattagaattcagaaagcggacttaattagttagatacttaactttaatccattaatgatgaacgtcgctcttgacggtacatgattcacaatattatctgttcagaatacattatagtaactgaatatggcgccttgctaggtcgtagcaaatgacgtagctgaaggctatgctaaactgtcgtctctgcaaatgagaacgtatgtagacagtgaaccatcgctagcaaagtcggctgtacaactggggcgagtgctagggagtctctctagactagacctgccgtgtggcggcgctcggtctgcaatcactgatagtggcgacacgcgggtccgacgtatactaacggaccacggtggatttaaaggctaccacctagcaagtgtggtgtctggcggtgacaccacagtaaatgtTGAAGTGAACATTCCAGGGAGTGTGAAGttcaaaacaaaatggaaaatttgTAAAACTGATTTCAGGAGCAGTCATAAATAATGGGCAACCCTGATAGAAAGCTAAGTAGCAGTTTTCAGAACATGAACATGGATCTTCATGCAACTAGCATAGTGAAATCCAGCTTAAAAGATGAAAAAGACTGTTGTTGTGATAATACCTTATTGATATGACTTGATCTTTAATTTATTGTTAACAAATACATCCATAAAACAAATATTACAATCAAACAATTAAGCTTCACTTATGCAAAATGCAGTACAGTGGATATTAGTAGACTAGACAAAAATTTGTATATTGAATATGGTGAGCTTCTAAATTGCATGGAAAAGAAATAATGTGTTTGGAGAAAAAATAAGTTATAACTGAATAGTAAGAAAAATTCTTGCTGAAAGGGAATAGTTAAAGAGTAAAGGAGACTACCCACCGAATAGCAAAAGGGTGGAGTCGTCGAGAGGCACACacaaaagacaatgaaaactttGCTAACTTTCAGAAGGAATCCTTTGACAAGCAGGAAAACAagtgcatgccccccccccccccccccacacacacacgcacacacacacacacacacacacacacacacacacacacacacacacacacgtatctctGCCTGTGCATCTaccaagcgtgtgtgtgtgtgtgtgtgtgtgtgtcacaatctCTTTGTGCATGCTTATACGCCTCCTTTTTCTTTTTTAGAGAGAAAGCAGAGGAAAGGAGGCAAAAATTCCTCAAACTTAAAGTGTGATTCTCACACACATAGAGGATTTAAGGCACAATAATTGGATGTAATAGAAAAAGTGAATTTGAGTGCTGTTAATAAcagttttatttgtgacagtaaCTAGCTGCACATCTGCCTTGTTGTGGAATGAAGTTGCAGATTGAGTAAATCAAATGTAAGCGGTAAAATAACCATATATTATTGTCATGGTATGGCAGTTGATGgcatagaaaatttaattttgtcacTAGAACAATGTGACAGACAGTCTTTGCACAGCTAAGTTAACAGCCATAATGAATGTGACAATGGTTTGTTGAAACCAACCACATACAATTCTGGGCACTGCAGATGAGAACATACCTCAAGgtgtttttggttcccattttcAGCACTGGTATAACTTATAGAAagatctttaattttatttttgcccCTTTTCATCTCTTCCTGCTTAAATGCCATCATGAATTTTCCAGTTCCCACCCTTGTCTCTGTTTTTCAGTCATAAATCTTTTCATTGTTGCTTAAGATGCATTTCTCATACCTTCCCCAATTCATTatctcattcataatttttctagatGATTATTTTTTCTATATTATAACTTGATGTACCATAAGGTCCACAACACTGTTCTTAAATTGGATTCTTAGTTGTTACATTTCATTTTTTACATTATGCTTCGTATGTATTGTCAGTTTTGAATGATTTGTCCATATTTAACTACTTCAGCAATTTCTCAGTTGTCCAAATACATCCACATCTGAAAAAATGCAACTTCAGCTATGAAAGCCAGTTATGAGTGAAAAATTGAGCTAGAATCATTGTTCTAAATGTTATTTTATACACATAATTCGTATAAAGGCACTTTGTAGGTTGCATTGCTGCTGCAGTAACTACTCCACTTGATGTAGTGAAAACCAGAATTATGCTGGCAGACAAAGAACTTCAGGTTCCAGAGGActacaagaaactgaaaatatcaaGAGTATTAAGAAATGTGTATTCTGAAAGAGGATTTAAAGGGTATGTATCACATGGATGTCTTGTGGAAGcaacattttttaattttgaacTTTCTGTTAATTTTCGTCTGTAAATTGAGTGTCCCTTTCCACACATTCCGTTTGTGCGGTTTTGAACATTGTGTGGTGTTGCATGGGTTTAAGTATTCCAAATAAAAACAGAATGAATGGTGAAAAATTGAACTAGTAGAGCAGCTTAAAGACTTGCATGTACACaactgcgcgcacacacacacacacaaacacactctctctctctctctctctctctctctctctctctctcctctttcttTTCATTGACATCACTGTGTGAGAGGTAGGTGTCCATACATATTCTGTTTTTGATGTTAACTCCAGGATAttccaataaaataaaaaagtaacttgAATAATTTCACCTGTAACTACTTAGCTATAAACAGGGTTCTTTTAGTACCAAACTGTTCCATAACTTTTGTTTTTAGCTGTTTAGTTCGTTAGTACAGTCACACATTTTTATTGTCTGCTTTGAAATCAACTGTATCCCAACAGTAATTTGTAGCGAATTGTGTATATTAAATAATTTACAGTGACCCAACTGCTTGAGTTAAATATTATCATAATACTATTTTAACTACACATATTAGCATAAGACAGAAGAGGAGCACCTAAATACCAGATTTAATAAGGAGGTATGTAGAGTAGAAGAGGAGATGTGAGAGTCCTTGAAAGTTGATGATGGAGTAtaattaatactgttattattaaaATATTCAAAGAATATTAGTATTAAAATACTCCTGGTTGTTATGCAGTGGTCAAATGAATTTCTTGGAGAAATGGTCAAATGAATTTCTTGGAGAAAGCCCTCCTCTGAAGAGGACAACTTCAAGGTAAGTTGTAGCCTCTATGAAGGTCAAATTTACATCCTGG carries:
- the LOC126237081 gene encoding S-adenosylmethionine mitochondrial carrier protein homolog isoform X1, coding for MEQPLIISLIAGGLAGLAVDITLFPLDTLKTRLQSANGFWRSGGFRHVYKGLGPTMIGSAPTASLFFGTYNTFKSICRPYASEAYYPLVHMGAASVAEVVSCLVKVPTEIFKQRQQASTQNSSLLSMWRHIYAKEGFMGFYRGFTSTVVREIPFSVVQFPIWEFFKLSLREIKGDELNPAEKALCGAFAGCIAAAVTTPLDVVKTRIMLADKELQVPEDYKKLKISRVLRNVYSERGFKGLFAGFLPRITWITLGGAVFFGSYEVAVDVSSYMLKQNEVID
- the LOC126237081 gene encoding S-adenosylmethionine mitochondrial carrier protein homolog isoform X2, whose product is MIGSAPTASLFFGTYNTFKSICRPYASEAYYPLVHMGAASVAEVVSCLVKVPTEIFKQRQQASTQNSSLLSMWRHIYAKEGFMGFYRGFTSTVVREIPFSVVQFPIWEFFKLSLREIKGDELNPAEKALCGAFAGCIAAAVTTPLDVVKTRIMLADKELQVPEDYKKLKISRVLRNVYSERGFKGLFAGFLPRITWITLGGAVFFGSYEVAVDVSSYMLKQNEVID